In the genome of Tropicibacter oceani, one region contains:
- a CDS encoding cysteine synthase A, with protein sequence MRIAQDLAQAVGNTPLIKLRKASEITGCTILGKAEFMNPGQSVKDRAALFIIRDAVQKGLLKPGGTIVEGTAGNTGIGLALVGASMGFKTVIVIPETQSQEKKDMLRLAGAELVQVPAAPYRNPNNYVRYSGRLAEELARTTNEGVIWANQFDNVANRQSHIETTGPEIWDQTGGKVDGFICAVGSGGTLAGVGMALQPKGVKIGLADPDGATLHSFYTTGEHKATGGSITEGIGQGRITANLEGFTPDLSYNIPDSEALPVVFDLLAEEGLCLGGSSGINVAGAMRMAREMGPGHTIVTILCDYGTRYQSKLFNPEFLAEKGLPTPGWLSRAPASIPGVFEDV encoded by the coding sequence ATGCGGATCGCTCAGGATTTGGCTCAAGCCGTCGGCAACACCCCGTTGATCAAGCTCCGCAAGGCGTCGGAAATCACCGGCTGCACCATTCTGGGTAAGGCCGAGTTCATGAACCCGGGCCAGTCGGTCAAGGACCGCGCGGCGCTGTTCATCATTCGCGACGCGGTGCAAAAGGGTCTGCTGAAACCGGGCGGCACCATTGTCGAAGGCACCGCTGGCAACACCGGCATCGGGCTGGCGCTGGTCGGGGCCTCAATGGGGTTCAAGACGGTGATCGTCATTCCCGAAACCCAAAGCCAGGAAAAGAAGGACATGCTGCGGCTGGCGGGCGCCGAGCTGGTGCAGGTGCCGGCCGCGCCCTATCGCAACCCCAACAACTATGTGCGCTATTCCGGCCGTCTGGCCGAGGAGCTGGCCCGCACCACCAACGAAGGCGTGATCTGGGCCAACCAGTTCGACAACGTTGCCAACCGCCAGTCGCATATCGAAACCACCGGCCCCGAGATCTGGGACCAGACCGGCGGCAAGGTCGATGGGTTCATCTGCGCGGTCGGGTCGGGCGGCACGCTGGCGGGCGTCGGCATGGCGCTGCAACCCAAGGGCGTCAAGATCGGCCTGGCCGATCCGGACGGCGCCACGCTGCACAGCTTTTACACCACCGGCGAACACAAGGCGACGGGCGGGTCGATCACCGAGGGCATCGGGCAGGGGCGGATCACCGCCAACCTCGAAGGGTTCACCCCCGACTTGTCCTACAACATCCCCGACAGCGAAGCGCTGCCGGTGGTCTTTGACCTGTTGGCCGAAGAGGGCCTTTGCCTGGGCGGATCGTCGGGCATCAACGTGGCGGGCGCGATGCGCATGGCGCGCGAAATGGGGCCGGGCCACACCATCGTGACCATCCTGTGCGACTATGGCACGCGCTATCAATCCAAACTGTTCAACCCCGAATTCCTGGCCGAAAAGGGTCTGCCGACGCCTGGATGGCTGTCGCGCGCCCCGGCCAGCATTCCGGGCGTTTTCGAGGACGTATGA
- a CDS encoding gamma-glutamylcyclotransferase — protein MPDLFFYGTLRHLPLLELVLGRPVPEMRQARLDGYAVHSAKDQPFPMIVAQNGAQAQGVFMPGLSAVDVARLDFYEGGFAFDLIPVTVHTADGPADAQVYLPRAGQWQIGPLWSLDDWAARWGTMTVTAAREVMDRFGTMEADRIIPLLPFFRARAWARQMAASGAPQTLRNPMTMDDVSIVAEHPGFDGFFRIKSFDLRHRRFDGSQSPVMSRETFVAFDAALVLPYDPVLDKVMLIEQLRYGPIQRGDPAPWVLEPIAGLVDAGEQPEDTVRREALEETGLTIGQLLPISRGYASPGYSTEFFHCFLGLCDLSGWQETGQGGLDSEHEDIRNHTIPFDHAMALIDSGEVNAVPLAMMLLWLATKRDRLRAQA, from the coding sequence CTGCCCGATCTGTTCTTTTACGGCACGCTGCGCCATCTGCCCCTGCTTGAACTGGTGCTGGGCCGCCCCGTGCCCGAAATGCGCCAGGCCCGCCTTGACGGCTATGCGGTGCACAGCGCCAAGGACCAGCCCTTTCCGATGATCGTCGCGCAGAACGGCGCGCAGGCGCAGGGCGTGTTCATGCCGGGGCTGTCCGCCGTGGACGTCGCGCGGCTGGATTTCTACGAAGGTGGCTTTGCCTTTGACCTGATCCCGGTCACCGTTCACACCGCCGACGGGCCCGCCGACGCGCAGGTCTATCTGCCGCGCGCCGGGCAATGGCAGATCGGCCCGCTGTGGTCGCTGGACGACTGGGCCGCCCGGTGGGGCACGATGACGGTGACGGCCGCCCGCGAAGTGATGGACCGTTTTGGCACGATGGAGGCCGACCGGATCATCCCGCTGCTGCCGTTCTTTCGCGCGCGCGCCTGGGCCCGGCAGATGGCCGCCAGCGGGGCGCCGCAGACCCTGCGCAACCCGATGACCATGGACGATGTGTCGATCGTGGCCGAGCATCCGGGCTTTGACGGATTCTTCCGCATCAAGTCCTTTGACCTGCGCCACCGCCGCTTTGACGGCAGTCAAAGCCCGGTGATGTCGCGCGAAACCTTTGTCGCCTTTGATGCGGCGCTGGTGCTGCCCTATGACCCGGTTCTGGACAAGGTGATGCTGATCGAACAACTGCGCTATGGCCCGATCCAGCGCGGCGATCCGGCGCCTTGGGTACTGGAACCCATCGCCGGGCTGGTCGATGCCGGCGAGCAGCCCGAAGACACCGTGCGCCGCGAGGCGCTGGAGGAAACCGGGCTGACCATCGGCCAGCTTTTGCCGATCAGCCGCGGCTATGCCTCGCCGGGGTATTCGACCGAGTTCTTTCACTGCTTCCTTGGGCTGTGCGATCTGTCCGGCTGGCAGGAAACCGGGCAGGGCGGGCTGGACAGCGAACACGAGGACATCCGCAACCACACCATCCCCTTTGATCACGCCATGGCCCTGATCGACAGCGGAGAGGTGAACGCCGTGCCGCTGGCGATGATGCTTTTGTGGCTGGCAACAAAGCGTGATCGGCTGCGCGCCCAGGCCTGA
- a CDS encoding TrgA family protein, whose amino-acid sequence MPTAAKLVAALCLAALGYAISELIKTLEPASTDFGIFSIVNALLGLICGWVIIGGRAGRGQAAAVSNGITGTVALVFWGLFIQGGNEMLRLAMRNRFDGPVEALAAIFEIMIDFGQVLLNPMVIGGLICGALVTGYLSEIAAGRWR is encoded by the coding sequence ATGCCCACCGCCGCCAAACTTGTCGCAGCGCTTTGTCTTGCCGCTTTGGGATACGCCATCTCGGAGTTGATCAAGACGCTGGAGCCGGCAAGCACGGATTTCGGCATCTTCAGCATCGTCAATGCCCTTCTGGGGCTGATCTGCGGCTGGGTGATCATCGGCGGGCGCGCCGGGCGCGGGCAGGCGGCGGCGGTGTCCAACGGCATCACCGGCACCGTGGCGCTGGTGTTCTGGGGGCTGTTCATCCAGGGCGGCAACGAAATGCTGCGCCTTGCCATGCGCAACCGCTTTGACGGCCCGGTCGAGGCGCTGGCCGCGATTTTCGAGATCATGATCGACTTTGGCCAGGTCCTGCTGAACCCGATGGTGATTGGCGGGCTGATCTGCGGCGCGCTGGTCACCGGCTATCTCAGCGAAATCGCTGCCGGACGTTGGAGATAA
- a CDS encoding SAM-dependent methyltransferase, with translation MMKHANDTQFVEPLLTSTEGQKNLPRYFAQVFAAASAMNKGQLDFILPDGRQFRAQGRHPGPVAQLHIHNGDIFARLIREGDLGFCEAYLDEWWSSPDLMAFLDLVHADNDDLYDGFPGMKLVRGYEMLRFWLQSNSKRQAKKNISHHYDLGNDFYALWLDRTMTYSSALFETGSETLEQAQIAKYASMVDRMGVQPGDHVLEIGCGWGGFAEYAAKERGLRVTCLTISEEQFKYAQDRIERAGLSDRVTFKLQDYRDERGQYDGIASIEMFEAVGEKYWPVYFETVRRCLKPGRQATLQIITVQHRRWDVYRKGVDFIQKYIFPGGMLPSPVVLRQQIEKAGLDVVGSREFGESYSRTLRLWHADFNDRWDQIARLGFDTRFQRMWNFYLASCAATFHFGNCDVTQITIARPS, from the coding sequence ATGATGAAACACGCCAATGACACCCAGTTCGTAGAACCGCTGCTGACCAGCACCGAGGGGCAAAAGAACCTGCCGCGCTATTTCGCGCAGGTCTTTGCGGCGGCCAGTGCCATGAACAAGGGGCAGCTGGATTTCATCCTGCCGGACGGGCGGCAGTTTCGCGCGCAGGGGCGGCATCCCGGCCCGGTGGCGCAATTGCACATCCACAACGGCGACATCTTTGCCCGCCTGATCCGCGAGGGCGACCTGGGCTTTTGCGAGGCCTACCTGGACGAATGGTGGTCCTCGCCGGACCTGATGGCCTTTCTGGACCTGGTCCATGCGGACAACGACGACCTCTACGACGGTTTCCCGGGGATGAAGCTGGTGCGCGGCTATGAAATGCTGCGGTTCTGGCTGCAATCCAACTCCAAACGGCAGGCGAAAAAGAACATCTCGCACCACTATGACCTGGGCAATGATTTCTACGCGCTCTGGCTGGATCGGACGATGACCTACAGTTCGGCCCTGTTCGAGACCGGCAGCGAGACGCTGGAACAGGCGCAGATCGCCAAATATGCCTCGATGGTGGATCGGATGGGCGTGCAACCCGGCGATCACGTGCTGGAAATCGGCTGTGGCTGGGGCGGTTTCGCGGAATATGCCGCAAAGGAACGCGGGCTGCGGGTGACCTGCCTGACCATCAGCGAGGAACAGTTCAAATACGCCCAGGACCGTATTGAACGGGCAGGGCTGTCGGACCGTGTGACCTTCAAGTTGCAAGATTACCGCGACGAACGTGGCCAATATGACGGCATCGCCAGCATCGAGATGTTCGAGGCGGTGGGCGAAAAATACTGGCCGGTCTATTTCGAAACGGTGCGCCGGTGTCTCAAACCGGGGCGGCAGGCCACGTTGCAGATCATCACGGTGCAGCACCGCCGCTGGGATGTATACAGGAAGGGCGTTGATTTCATTCAGAAATACATCTTTCCGGGTGGCATGTTGCCCAGCCCGGTGGTGCTGCGCCAGCAGATCGAAAAGGCCGGGCTGGACGTGGTGGGCAGCCGTGAATTTGGCGAAAGCTACAGCCGTACACTGCGCCTGTGGCATGCGGATTTCAACGACCGCTGGGACCAGATAGCGCGACTTGGATTCGACACTCGGTTCCAAAGAATGTGGAATTTCTACCTTGCGTCTTGCGCCGCGACCTTTCACTTCGGTAACTGTGATGTGACCCAGATAACGATTGCAAGGCCGAGCTGA
- a CDS encoding cryptochrome/photolyase family protein — protein sequence MHDTSPIIVWIRRDLRLSDHAALHAASATGRPVIPVFIRDALVDGLGAAPKWRLGLGVDHFAKSLAAKGSRLILRSGPAVDVLTALVRDTGAAGVYWMRAYDPGSVDRDTKVKAALKDLGVEAQSFAGNLLFEPWSVQTKQGGFYKVYTPFWRAARTHDVPAPLPAPKTLPAPQSWPQGEALEDWHLGRQMRRGAAVVLPYVQLGEQAAQGRLGAFVASKVADYADQRNLPGVDGTSCLSENLSLGEISPAQCWHAGRRAMEEGKQGAETFLKELAWREFAYHLMWHSPHILTSNWREEWQAFPWNEDERLAEVKAWKQARTGIRFVDAGLREMYVTGRMHNRVRMIVGSYLTKHLLCHWKIGQAWFEECLIDWDPAANAMGWQWVAGSGPDASPYFRVFNPVTQREKFDPDRAYVDRWIAEGRKSPSAEALSYFDAIPQRWGMSAANPYPDPVVAVDEGRKRALSAYENKGF from the coding sequence TTGCACGACACATCACCCATCATCGTCTGGATCAGGCGGGACCTGCGGCTGAGCGACCATGCGGCGCTTCATGCAGCCTCCGCGACCGGGCGGCCGGTGATCCCGGTCTTCATTCGCGACGCGCTGGTCGATGGGTTGGGCGCTGCGCCGAAATGGCGGCTGGGGCTGGGGGTCGACCATTTCGCCAAGTCGCTGGCGGCCAAGGGATCGCGCCTGATCCTGCGGTCAGGCCCGGCCGTCGATGTTCTGACGGCGCTGGTCAGGGACACCGGGGCGGCGGGCGTCTACTGGATGCGCGCCTACGATCCAGGCAGCGTCGACCGCGACACCAAGGTCAAGGCCGCGCTGAAGGACCTTGGCGTCGAAGCACAAAGTTTCGCCGGGAACCTGTTGTTCGAACCCTGGTCGGTGCAGACCAAGCAGGGCGGTTTCTACAAGGTCTATACGCCCTTCTGGCGCGCGGCGCGCACCCATGACGTGCCCGCGCCCCTGCCTGCGCCCAAAACCTTGCCCGCGCCGCAATCCTGGCCACAAGGCGAGGCGCTGGAAGACTGGCACCTGGGCCGCCAGATGCGCCGCGGCGCCGCCGTGGTGCTGCCCTATGTGCAGCTGGGCGAGCAGGCGGCGCAGGGGCGTCTGGGGGCCTTTGTCGCCAGCAAGGTGGCCGACTACGCCGATCAGCGAAACCTGCCGGGGGTCGATGGTACATCGTGCCTGAGCGAGAACCTGAGCCTGGGGGAAATCAGCCCGGCGCAGTGCTGGCACGCGGGACGCCGCGCCATGGAAGAGGGCAAGCAGGGCGCCGAAACCTTTCTGAAGGAACTGGCCTGGCGCGAGTTTGCCTATCACCTGATGTGGCACAGCCCGCATATCCTGACCTCCAACTGGCGCGAGGAATGGCAGGCCTTTCCCTGGAACGAAGACGAACGCCTGGCCGAGGTGAAGGCCTGGAAACAGGCGCGCACCGGCATCCGTTTCGTCGACGCCGGCCTGCGCGAGATGTACGTGACCGGGCGGATGCACAACCGTGTGCGGATGATCGTCGGATCGTACCTGACCAAGCACCTGCTGTGTCACTGGAAGATCGGGCAGGCCTGGTTCGAAGAGTGCCTGATCGACTGGGACCCGGCGGCCAATGCCATGGGCTGGCAATGGGTTGCGGGCTCGGGGCCTGATGCCTCGCCGTATTTCCGGGTGTTCAATCCGGTCACCCAGCGCGAAAAATTCGACCCGGACCGCGCCTATGTCGATCGCTGGATCGCCGAGGGGCGCAAATCGCCCTCGGCCGAGGCGCTGAGCTATTTCGACGCCATTCCGCAACGTTGGGGCATGTCCGCCGCGAACCCCTATCCAGACCCGGTCGTCGCCGTCGACGAAGGCCGCAAACGCGCGCTGAGCGCTTATGAAAACAAGGGCTTTTGA
- a CDS encoding aminotransferase class V-fold PLP-dependent enzyme, producing MLDIDFVRAQFPAFSEASLQGQAFFENAGGSYACRQVIDRLDRFYRQRKVQPYAPYKASRLGGEEMDEARSRLSALLGVDPDELSFGPSTTQNTFVLAQAFRKFMAPGEAIIVTNQDHEANTGPWRRLADEGIEIREWQIDPETGHLNPEDLESLLDEKVRLVCFPHCSNVVGEINPVVEITALAHAAGAFVCVDGVSYAPHGFADIGEMGPDIYLFSSYKTYGPHQGIMVIRRALAQALPGQGHYFNNDVLYKKFTPAGPDHAQVAACAGMVDYIEALADHHGVSPGAVHDLMRAHEEKLLQPLLDALSARNSVRVLGPDRAAGRAPTVAVHCTRPGEAVAADLAAHGIMAGGGDFYAVRALQAQGIDPAHGVLRLSFTHYTTEDEISRLINALDHVL from the coding sequence GTGTTGGATATCGATTTCGTCAGGGCGCAGTTCCCCGCCTTTTCCGAAGCCAGCCTGCAAGGTCAGGCGTTTTTCGAGAATGCGGGCGGGTCCTATGCCTGCCGCCAGGTGATCGACCGGCTGGACCGCTTTTACCGCCAACGCAAGGTGCAGCCCTATGCCCCCTACAAGGCCAGCCGCCTGGGCGGCGAGGAAATGGACGAGGCGCGCAGCCGGTTGTCGGCGCTTTTGGGGGTTGATCCGGACGAGCTGAGCTTTGGCCCCTCGACCACGCAGAACACCTTTGTTCTGGCGCAGGCCTTTCGCAAGTTCATGGCACCCGGCGAGGCGATCATCGTCACCAATCAGGATCACGAGGCCAACACCGGCCCGTGGCGGCGGCTGGCCGACGAGGGGATCGAAATCCGCGAATGGCAGATCGACCCGGAAACCGGGCATCTGAACCCCGAGGATCTGGAATCCCTGCTGGACGAAAAGGTCCGGCTGGTGTGTTTTCCGCATTGCTCGAACGTGGTGGGCGAAATCAATCCGGTGGTGGAAATCACCGCGCTGGCCCATGCGGCGGGGGCCTTTGTCTGTGTGGATGGGGTCAGCTATGCGCCGCATGGCTTTGCCGATATCGGCGAGATGGGGCCGGATATCTACCTGTTTTCGTCCTACAAGACCTATGGCCCGCATCAGGGCATCATGGTGATCCGCCGCGCCTTGGCCCAGGCGCTGCCGGGGCAGGGGCATTATTTCAACAACGACGTGCTGTACAAGAAATTCACCCCCGCCGGGCCGGATCACGCGCAGGTCGCGGCCTGCGCCGGGATGGTCGATTACATCGAGGCATTGGCGGACCATCACGGGGTCAGTCCGGGCGCGGTTCACGATCTGATGCGCGCGCACGAGGAAAAGCTGCTGCAACCGCTGCTGGATGCGCTGTCGGCGCGCAACTCGGTGCGGGTTTTGGGGCCGGACAGGGCGGCGGGGCGCGCGCCGACCGTCGCCGTCCATTGCACCCGTCCGGGCGAGGCAGTGGCCGCCGATCTGGCGGCACATGGCATCATGGCGGGGGGCGGCGATTTCTATGCGGTGCGCGCGCTGCAGGCGCAGGGCATCGACCCGGCGCACGGAGTCCTGCGGCTGTCCTTCACCCACTACACCACAGAGGACGAGATTTCGCGGCTGATCAACGCCTTGGACCACGTTCTTTGA
- a CDS encoding MDR family oxidoreductase, whose product MFKALIVEKDEETGKTSASVQQIGEDRLPEGEVTVAVEYSTVNYKDGLCIGPGGGLVRNYPHVPGIDFAGTVEASSDDRYKPGDKVVLTGWRVGEAHWGGYAQKARVKADWLVPLPAGLDSRAAMAVGTAGLTAMLAVMALQDHGMVPGNGPVLVTGAAGGVGSVAVAILANLGFEVAAVTGRPEQESYLRDLGASEIVARDELTEVTRKPLEAERWAGCVDAVAGAMLGRVLKQMKYGTSVAAIGLAGGAAIEGALITPFILRGVNLLGIDSVMQPYDNRLRAWERIAKDLPMDKLEAMVQPATLEDLPQLGKDILQGQVRGRVVIDVNA is encoded by the coding sequence ATGTTCAAGGCATTGATCGTCGAGAAGGACGAGGAAACCGGCAAGACCAGCGCCTCGGTGCAGCAGATCGGTGAAGACCGTCTGCCCGAGGGCGAGGTCACGGTCGCGGTGGAATATTCCACGGTGAACTACAAGGACGGGCTGTGCATCGGTCCGGGCGGCGGGCTTGTGCGCAATTACCCGCATGTGCCGGGCATTGATTTCGCCGGGACGGTCGAGGCATCGTCGGATGACCGCTACAAGCCCGGCGACAAGGTCGTGCTGACCGGCTGGCGCGTCGGTGAGGCGCATTGGGGCGGCTACGCGCAAAAGGCGCGGGTCAAGGCCGATTGGCTGGTGCCGCTGCCCGCCGGTCTGGACAGTCGCGCCGCCATGGCCGTGGGCACCGCCGGGTTGACCGCGATGCTGGCGGTGATGGCCCTGCAGGATCACGGGATGGTGCCGGGCAACGGCCCGGTTCTGGTCACGGGCGCTGCGGGCGGTGTCGGATCGGTCGCGGTGGCGATCCTTGCCAACCTCGGGTTCGAGGTGGCCGCCGTCACCGGACGCCCCGAGCAGGAATCCTATCTGCGCGATCTGGGTGCCTCCGAGATCGTGGCGCGCGACGAGTTGACCGAAGTCACCCGCAAACCGCTCGAGGCCGAGCGTTGGGCGGGCTGCGTCGATGCGGTGGCCGGGGCCATGCTGGGCCGCGTGCTGAAACAGATGAAATACGGCACCTCGGTTGCCGCCATCGGCCTTGCGGGCGGCGCTGCGATCGAGGGCGCGTTGATCACGCCCTTTATCCTGCGCGGCGTCAACCTGCTGGGCATCGACAGTGTCATGCAGCCCTATGACAACCGGTTGCGCGCCTGGGAACGGATCGCCAAGGACCTGCCGATGGACAAGCTGGAGGCGATGGTTCAGCCCGCCACGCTGGAGGACCTGCCGCAACTGGGCAAGGACATCCTGCAAGGCCAGGTCCGCGGGCGCGTGGTCATCGACGTCAATGCCTGA
- a CDS encoding DinB family protein produces MMITPEYCLTMARYNAWQNKQLKAAFQALGDKELGKDRKAFFGSILATANHVLWGDRLWLSRFTGVPAPAGAIAESTGLTDSGAQWAVERFRTDGALIQWAERLRAVELSGPLSWHSVILGREISKPKALCVLHLFNHQTHHRGQIHAMLTAAGAEAPVSDLAFMPEEGPWL; encoded by the coding sequence ATGATGATCACGCCGGAGTATTGCCTGACCATGGCGCGCTATAACGCGTGGCAGAACAAGCAGTTGAAGGCGGCGTTCCAGGCACTGGGCGACAAGGAGCTGGGCAAGGATCGCAAGGCGTTCTTCGGCTCGATCCTGGCGACGGCGAACCATGTGCTGTGGGGGGATCGCCTGTGGTTGTCGCGCTTTACCGGGGTGCCGGCACCGGCGGGCGCCATCGCGGAGAGCACGGGCCTGACGGACAGCGGGGCGCAATGGGCGGTCGAGCGGTTTCGCACCGACGGCGCCTTGATCCAGTGGGCCGAGCGGCTGCGCGCGGTCGAATTGTCCGGGCCGCTGAGCTGGCATTCGGTGATCCTGGGGCGTGAGATCAGCAAGCCAAAGGCGCTGTGCGTCTTGCATCTGTTCAACCACCAGACCCATCACCGCGGGCAGATCCACGCCATGTTGACCGCCGCCGGGGCCGAGGCGCCGGTCAGCGATCTGGCCTTCATGCCCGAAGAGGGGCCGTGGCTGTGA
- a CDS encoding DUF1326 domain-containing protein, translating to MALIRRPGADKLPISQRIDQRMPNPKRRQMRPTDWAIKGELFLNCSCTVFCPCVVSLGKHDPTEGTCKAWMAIAIDEGHYEGESLTGVNVGLMVEIPGKMAEGDWRVAVYIDDKATPAAYNGLLKILSGEAGGTTGLFTMLVSTIIGHEREKVEIVREGKKRGLYIGRKIQGEIEMIEGSSPDHPVMVSNTQYWMGPDVIVAKAGKSKVRDYGRIWDLSGKSGEICAIDWKGAGK from the coding sequence ATGGCTTTGATCAGGCGACCGGGGGCGGACAAGCTGCCCATTTCTCAGAGGATCGACCAGAGGATGCCGAACCCCAAGCGGCGGCAGATGCGGCCTACGGACTGGGCGATCAAGGGCGAATTGTTCCTGAACTGTTCGTGCACGGTGTTCTGTCCTTGCGTGGTGAGCCTTGGCAAGCATGACCCGACCGAGGGCACCTGCAAGGCCTGGATGGCGATTGCCATCGACGAGGGGCATTACGAGGGCGAGTCCCTGACCGGCGTCAATGTCGGGTTGATGGTCGAGATCCCCGGCAAGATGGCCGAGGGTGATTGGCGGGTGGCGGTCTATATCGACGACAAGGCGACGCCCGCTGCCTACAACGGCTTGCTCAAGATCCTGTCGGGCGAGGCGGGGGGCACCACGGGCCTGTTCACCATGCTGGTCAGCACCATCATCGGCCACGAGCGCGAGAAGGTCGAGATCGTGCGCGAGGGCAAGAAGCGCGGGCTTTACATCGGCCGCAAGATCCAGGGCGAGATCGAGATGATCGAAGGGTCGAGCCCCGATCACCCGGTCATGGTGTCCAACACCCAGTACTGGATGGGCCCGGATGTCATCGTCGCCAAGGCGGGCAAGAGCAAGGTGCGCGATTATGGCCGCATCTGGGACCTGTCCGGCAAGTCGGGCGAGATTTGCGCGATTGACTGGAAGGGCGCGGGCAAATGA
- a CDS encoding DUF2182 domain-containing protein gives MTDLALRDISWLLFYALVLGAWAALYLMALGSGAIAWGGPGALAEALATLCTGTGAGGAGLLGLWTMWAVMGAAMMLPTLLPMLSTYSGFAGRLQGGQAGWWGIVAGYALVWASFAVLAALVQAGLARVGLVDRFGAATAVWFQAGLLIVAGGYQLSKAKTHCQSACLSPMSYFMGRFRPGLAGGVRMGIEQGLWCVGCCWAIMALGFAGGVMNLAWMGLATLFMVLEKLPQIGARLRRPAGVILVLAGLALMAFEIGKAGAIWL, from the coding sequence GTGACGGATTTGGCACTGCGCGATATCAGCTGGCTTTTGTTTTATGCGCTGGTCCTGGGGGCCTGGGCGGCGCTGTACCTGATGGCGCTGGGCAGCGGTGCGATTGCCTGGGGCGGTCCTGGCGCGCTGGCCGAGGCGCTGGCGACGCTTTGCACCGGGACCGGTGCGGGCGGCGCGGGCCTGTTGGGGCTGTGGACGATGTGGGCGGTGATGGGCGCGGCGATGATGCTGCCGACGTTGCTGCCCATGCTGTCGACCTACAGCGGGTTCGCCGGGCGGCTGCAGGGCGGGCAGGCCGGCTGGTGGGGGATCGTGGCGGGCTATGCGCTGGTCTGGGCGTCGTTTGCGGTTCTGGCGGCGCTGGTTCAGGCGGGGCTGGCGCGGGTCGGCCTGGTGGACCGGTTCGGCGCGGCGACCGCTGTCTGGTTTCAGGCGGGGCTATTGATCGTGGCGGGGGGCTATCAGCTGAGCAAGGCCAAGACGCATTGTCAAAGCGCCTGCCTGTCGCCCATGTCCTATTTCATGGGACGGTTTCGCCCCGGGTTGGCCGGCGGGGTCCGGATGGGGATCGAACAGGGGCTGTGGTGCGTCGGTTGTTGCTGGGCGATCATGGCGCTGGGTTTCGCCGGCGGGGTGATGAACCTGGCCTGGATGGGGCTTGCGACGCTGTTCATGGTGCTGGAAAAACTGCCGCAGATCGGGGCGCGGCTGCGCCGCCCTGCGGGCGTGATATTGGTGTTGGCCGGTCTGGCCCTTATGGCTTTTGAAATTGGAAAGGCAGGTGCGATATGGCTTTGA
- a CDS encoding MarR family winged helix-turn-helix transcriptional regulator translates to MSKQPKPDLPQFDLARFTPYRLAVAAQQTSEELARQYRDRFGISIPEWRVLVHLTQAQDVSIRDIEIRVAMEKSKVSRAATRLEAQGLIAKRAHETDRRLIRLTLTDKGRALMADLLPLAMEYQARIEDQLGPAFKALEDGLSALLAEKD, encoded by the coding sequence ATGAGCAAACAGCCAAAACCCGATCTGCCGCAGTTCGATCTGGCGCGGTTCACCCCTTACCGCCTGGCCGTCGCCGCCCAGCAAACCAGCGAAGAGCTGGCGCGCCAATACCGCGACCGCTTTGGCATCTCGATCCCCGAATGGCGGGTCCTGGTCCATCTGACACAGGCCCAGGATGTCTCGATCCGCGATATCGAAATCCGCGTCGCCATGGAGAAAAGCAAGGTCAGCCGCGCCGCCACCCGGCTCGAAGCACAAGGGCTGATCGCCAAGCGCGCCCATGAAACCGACCGCCGCCTGATCCGGCTGACCCTGACCGACAAGGGCCGCGCCCTGATGGCAGACCTGCTGCCGCTGGCCATGGAATACCAGGCCCGGATCGAAGACCAACTCGGACCAGCCTTCAAAGCCCTCGAAGACGGCCTCTCCGCTCTTCTGGCAGAAAAGGACTGA